From Mytilus edulis chromosome 8, xbMytEdul2.2, whole genome shotgun sequence, one genomic window encodes:
- the LOC139486287 gene encoding uncharacterized protein, which produces MYNYLVNGFKFGFDVGFRGSINHNTVDNLLSAKTKPKIVRQKIQNEINANRFVGPFDVKPFTEMQLSPLGLAEKKMPGTYRMIHHLSFPEGSSINDNIPQDNCSVQYASIQDAIELIKTVGRTSFCAKTDISSAFRIINITESQYKLFGFMWEGKYYYDKNLQMGCSSSCQIFEKFSSAIEWIARKKLLITHMVHILDDFMIVDKTEDGCKKKLKRFLAICKDMGIPISKEKTFQPSQVMSFVGYEIDTQLMEVRLPIDKLDKCNNIITVVLQKEKITLRELQSIIGTLNFACAVVIPGRAFLRRLIDLTIGVKKILP; this is translated from the coding sequence atgtacaattatttggTTAACGGCTTTAAATTTGGATTCGATGTTGGATTCAGAGGTTCCATTAATCATAATACAGTTGATAATTTATTATCAGCAAAGACAAAACCGAAGATTGTgagacaaaaaattcaaaatgaaattaatGCGAATAGATTTGTTGGCCCTTTTGATGTAAAACCTTTTACAGAAATGCAATTATCCCCCTTGGGACTAGCAGAAAAGAAAATGCCTGGGACATATAGAATGATCCACCACTTATCCTTCCCTGAAGGCTCATCAATCAATGACAATATACCACAAGACAATTGCAGTGTACAGTATGCTTCCATTCAGGATGCAATAGAACTGATTAAGACAGTAGGAAGAACAAGTTTTTGTGCAAAAACTGACATATCCAGTGCATTCAGAATTATAAACATAACAGAATCACAATACAAACTATTTGGCTTCATGTGGGAGGGGAAATACTATTACGATAAAAATCTACAAATGGGTTGTAGTTCTAGTTGTCAAATTTTTGAGAAATTTAGTTCAGCAATTGAATGGATTGCAAGGAAGAAATTACTTATCACACACATGGTGCATATTTTAGATGATTTCATGATAGTTGATAAAACCGAAGATGGGtgtaagaaaaaattaaaacgtTTTCTTGCAATTTGTAAAGATATGGGCATACCAATTTCTAAGGAAAAAACATTCCAGCCATCCCAAGTCATGAGTTTTGTTGGTTACGAAATAGACACTCAGTTGATGGAAGTAAGACTTCCCATTGATAAGCTCGATAAATGCAACAATATTATAACTGTGGTGTTACAAAAGGAAAAAATTACATTGAGGGAACTTCAATCTATCATTGGTACACTCAACTTTGCTTGTGCAGTTGTCATCCCAGGAAGGGCATTCCTCAGAAGACTTATAGACTTAACAATAGGGGTAAAAAAAATCCTTCCATAG
- the LOC139486285 gene encoding uncharacterized protein isoform X1, with protein MPPKRQASFGVAGAIKKMKTAAQRKQNSNVRPSGPSNPPNNPTVMSPDVMEELTNRVTERVASRMERRMEEIFDKIASRSNGNSGIQEAEVQHHVENLNRNIQGNGGQNNDNNIEVVSPEVLAVQPTVDKQIIGGQSAFVSCSLKPGGNIPDKIKQQIWAGQYINFHALLENDETKYRLQLVHGADNPELSITEEQNKKTLTLNQWLSAWNKFTAIICTKNPNLGSVIPHHMEIILEMSREGGNWQLYDIEFRKLIERGEAQWGCTHLELYMKAKLQGNLKTGNDHNKSGNTRWPVGVCFSFHKGLGCKFNDKCKFQHRCFNCGFNHSFSACKKPVRLPFKFTQNSNNIKKIQGGNNQPFRGPSVSNNRDDTSSPRTEKTVPTRK; from the coding sequence ATGCCTCCCAAAAGACAAGCCTCGTTTGGAGTGGCAGGTGCCATTAAGAAAATGAAGACGGCTGCCCAGAGAAAGCAAAATTCAAACGTGAGGCCAAGTGGGCCTTCAAATCCTCCAAATAACCCAACAGTTATGTCCCCAGATGTCATGGAGGAGTTAACCAATCGTGTCACAGAAAGGGTAGCTAGCCGCATGGAAAGGAGAATGGAAGAAATTTTCGATAAGATAGCTTCAAGAAGTAATGGCAATTCAGGCATTCAGGAGGCTGAAGTACAACATCACGTGGAAAATCTTAACAGAAATATACAAGGTAATGGAGGGCAAAACAATGACAATAACATTGAAGTTGTCAGTCCAGAGGTTCTGGCTGTACAACCAACCGTTGACAAACAAATTATTGGGGGTCAATCAGCCTTTGTAAGTTGCTCCCTCAAACCTGGGGGAAACATACCAGataaaattaaacaacaaatCTGGGCGGGACAATACATCAACTTTCACGCCCTATTAGAAAATGATGAGACAAAATACCGATTACAACTGGTTCATGGGGCCGACAACCCAGAATTGTCCATTACTGAAGAACAGAACAAGAAAACATTAACTCTAAACCAATGGCTATCAGCCTGGAACAAATTCACTGCAATAATTTGCACAAAAAACCCTAATTTAGGGTCCGTAATTCCCCACCACATGGAAATAATCCTGGAAATGTCACGAGAAGGGGGGAACTGGCAATTGTATGATATAGAATTTAGGAAATTAATAGAAAGAGGAGAAGCGCAATGGGGGTGTACACACCTAGAACTGTATATGAAAGCTAAACTACAAGGAAACCTGAAAACTGGGAATGACCATAACAAAAGTGGAAATACTCGCTGGCCAGTTGGagtatgtttttcttttcataagGGGTTAGGGTGCAAGTTCAATGATAAATGCAAGTTTCAGCACAGATGTTTTAACTGTGGTTTTAATCACTCATTTTCAGCATGTAAAAAACCGGTTCGGCTACCCTTCAAGTTCACACAAAACAGTAACAACATAAAAAAGATACAAGGTGGGAATAACCAGCCCTTTCGTGGTCCCTCCGTATCTAATAACAGAGACGACACCTCTTCCCCAAGGACAGAAAAAACTGTCCCCACTAGAAAATGA
- the LOC139486285 gene encoding uncharacterized protein isoform X2 translates to MPPKRQASFGVAGAIKKMKTAAQRKQNSNVRPSGPSNPPNNPTVMSPDVMEELTNRVTERVASRMERRMEEIFDKIASRSNGNSGIQEAEVQHHVENLNRNIQGLVGHSSLHIA, encoded by the exons ATGCCTCCCAAAAGACAAGCCTCGTTTGGAGTGGCAGGTGCCATTAAGAAAATGAAGACGGCTGCCCAGAGAAAGCAAAATTCAAACGTGAGGCCAAGTGGGCCTTCAAATCCTCCAAATAACCCAACAGTTATGTCCCCAGATGTCATGGAGGAGTTAACCAATCGTGTCACAGAAAGGGTAGCTAGCCGCATGGAAAGGAGAATGGAAGAAATTTTCGATAAGATAGCTTCAAGAAGTAATGGCAATTCAGGCATTCAGGAGGCTGAAGTACAACATCACGTGGAAAATCTTAACAGAAATATACAAG gGCTTGTGGGTCACAGCTCATTACATATCGCATAA